A region from the Salidesulfovibrio onnuriiensis genome encodes:
- the rfbD gene encoding dTDP-4-dehydrorhamnose reductase, which yields MIDLKGKKAVVFGGATGLLGQALVRQLQEQDVTTVGYSSADMDILDQKTVEKILDRETPDFIFNAVAYTQVDQAEEDEEMAFALNATVPALIAAQAARRNIPFIHFSTDFVFKGNSNVPYQETDRPNAISVYGISKAAGEKGLLELGYPKTLIIRISWLFGPDKTNFVDKILNLAREREQLNVVNDQTGSPSYTPDIARNTLELVRRGKTGIYHLCNSGSATWFDLAATAVKMAEIPCAVEPVPTSAYPTKAARPAYSVLDLSAFRQATGITPRHWRDALEEYVTVLKS from the coding sequence ATGATCGATCTCAAAGGGAAAAAAGCCGTTGTCTTCGGCGGAGCCACGGGCCTACTCGGGCAGGCGCTTGTCAGGCAGCTTCAGGAACAGGACGTGACTACCGTCGGCTATTCCAGCGCCGACATGGACATTCTGGACCAAAAGACAGTGGAAAAAATCCTGGATCGGGAAACGCCGGACTTCATATTCAATGCCGTGGCCTACACCCAGGTGGACCAGGCCGAGGAAGATGAGGAAATGGCCTTCGCGCTCAACGCCACGGTGCCAGCCCTCATTGCCGCCCAGGCCGCACGCCGGAACATACCGTTCATCCATTTCAGCACGGACTTTGTCTTCAAGGGCAACAGCAATGTCCCCTACCAGGAAACGGACAGGCCGAACGCCATTTCCGTCTACGGCATCAGCAAGGCGGCCGGGGAAAAGGGACTCCTTGAGTTGGGATATCCCAAGACCCTTATCATCCGCATCTCCTGGCTCTTTGGCCCGGACAAGACAAATTTCGTGGACAAGATCCTGAACCTGGCCAGGGAGCGCGAGCAACTCAACGTGGTCAACGACCAGACCGGCTCTCCCTCCTACACCCCGGATATCGCCCGGAACACTCTTGAGCTGGTGCGCCGGGGTAAAACCGGCATCTACCATCTCTGCAACAGCGGTTCGGCCACTTGGTTCGACCTGGCCGCCACGGCCGTGAAGATGGCAGAGATACCCTGTGCGGTCGAGCCCGTACCCACAAGCGCATACCCGACCAAGGCGGCCCGACCCGCCTATTCCGTACTGGATCTTTCCGCCTTCCGCCAAGCAACGGGCATCACCCCCCGCCACTGGAGGGACGCCCTGGAAGAATACGTCACGGTCCTGAAAAGTTAA
- a CDS encoding HesA/MoeB/ThiF family protein — protein MIAPSLPQLIRQHAVNIPLPGGEHGDTIGIEAVADIAEKLSMPGWQVEAESLSMGVIPLRYLRNMDSITASMQRKLLQSRIAQVGMGGLGGTLLETFARTGIGRIRAADGDAFEESNLNRQALATMHTLGAPKAWAGTERCLELNPSIELDAQESFLAQESLPTFIQGCSVAVDALGGLQTRTALQDAASAAGVPLVTGALAGWTGYVSVVLPGSLGPAQIMGNDNSAEEELGCPAAAVNFFASLMAGEVIKLLTHGQSPLAGHMLVVDLDALSFDRISL, from the coding sequence ATGATTGCCCCCAGCCTGCCGCAGCTCATACGGCAACATGCCGTCAACATCCCCCTGCCTGGCGGCGAACACGGGGATACCATAGGCATAGAAGCTGTCGCGGACATAGCAGAGAAACTTTCCATGCCCGGCTGGCAGGTGGAGGCCGAATCCCTGTCCATGGGAGTGATCCCGCTTCGCTACCTGCGCAACATGGACTCCATCACTGCCTCCATGCAAAGAAAATTACTTCAATCGCGCATCGCCCAGGTGGGGATGGGAGGCCTGGGCGGCACCCTGCTGGAAACTTTTGCCAGAACAGGTATCGGGCGCATCAGGGCTGCGGACGGCGACGCTTTCGAAGAATCCAATCTCAACCGTCAGGCCCTTGCGACCATGCACACCTTGGGAGCCCCCAAGGCCTGGGCCGGGACCGAGAGATGCCTCGAACTCAATCCTTCAATTGAACTGGACGCCCAGGAATCCTTCTTGGCCCAGGAAAGCCTGCCCACATTCATACAGGGCTGTTCCGTGGCGGTGGATGCGCTGGGGGGGCTGCAGACCAGGACGGCGCTCCAGGATGCGGCGTCCGCTGCGGGCGTCCCCCTGGTTACCGGCGCCCTGGCGGGCTGGACCGGCTATGTTTCCGTGGTCCTGCCCGGTTCCCTGGGGCCTGCCCAGATCATGGGCAATGACAATTCCGCCGAAGAGGAACTCGGATGTCCTGCGGCAGCGGTCAACTTCTTCGCCTCGCTCATGGCCGGGGAAGTGATCAAGCTGCTGACCCACGGCCAGAGCCCGCTGGCAGGACACATGCTCGTGGTCGATCTAGATGCCCTGTCCTTTGACCGCATTTCCCTCTAA
- a CDS encoding SulP family inorganic anion transporter translates to MVIRAEDEQVSLNLDDFAKKEEGISISYPEPATPDSLDVVCPHCGGATSSVPGADHLECVECGARLNPVETVAQPTEDDVELDDLAEEHAEADIWDEEYDEEPAQRPVSTVESTLDKERRLFLSGGFFTNVYAGLVSGMLTFFFAVAYGQLAMSQVGLNSVVPQAVGMALVSAALVGLIVSFRSRVPFAIGAPDAVLATLLFLFVGAIYRSMGTGYTMDHIVPTIFAGVALAALVTGFSLWLMGLLKTGRWVRYIPVQILGGVFGAVGVYVLLGAWSLISSAPPPDSNLFGAGLYVVNFMNTPVELTRWVPSVAFGLLLFLGMYRVKHSLAMLAVLLVGVAAAWAAGIWSMPDWFTSITIGIDLPPGDEGGYFSTFLTPGFFAKVQWDIILEHNIYIGGMIVLSMLRIMYRSTSMEARYDLRADLDGEFRAVGLGGMVSSFAGGMPASISYGRTIGNYATGGRGGLSGFIAAAVCGTILFYSYDAMTMIPRFVPEGVLIYTGLCLVRDWVFRTRTAFTRRDDKRLVVVTFLLTLCFGMLIGIGFGVGVAMMITVSRYSRGGAIKNVLSGAVYRSNVDRAPAQLRALKEAGDHIFILRLQGFVFLGTIYDLIDRIQRRVDDSEQLPAEYIIIDFKLVTGFASATHIGFTMLRDLALEHELEIIFTSPPLDLEEHLEKGGYAINDMEGSFKLFMNLDYALEWCENQILDSENLMDMEHQSLPSLLEPVFPDPRYIPALMKVLKKRIYIKGDPVIRQGDSSDTMYFVESGTLNVELEVEGGKTLRLKKVGPGAVFGEMGIYTNTPRSATVRAAEKCIVYQMTRTKLEQLEKRAPVLVTAINRFLINMLADRLADANRKVNDLM, encoded by the coding sequence GTGGTCATCAGGGCGGAGGACGAACAGGTTTCCCTCAATCTGGACGATTTCGCGAAGAAGGAAGAGGGAATATCCATTTCCTACCCTGAACCGGCAACTCCAGACAGCCTGGATGTGGTTTGTCCCCATTGCGGGGGGGCGACGAGTTCCGTGCCGGGAGCCGACCACCTTGAATGTGTGGAGTGCGGTGCACGCCTCAATCCCGTGGAAACGGTCGCGCAACCGACTGAAGATGATGTGGAGCTCGATGATCTGGCCGAGGAGCATGCGGAAGCCGATATCTGGGATGAGGAGTATGATGAGGAACCGGCGCAGCGGCCCGTATCAACGGTGGAGTCTACGCTTGATAAGGAACGTAGGCTTTTCTTGAGCGGCGGTTTCTTTACCAATGTTTATGCCGGGCTGGTCTCGGGGATGCTGACGTTCTTTTTCGCGGTTGCCTACGGGCAATTGGCAATGTCCCAGGTCGGCCTCAACAGCGTGGTGCCCCAGGCCGTGGGCATGGCCCTTGTTTCCGCCGCGCTCGTCGGGCTGATCGTTTCCTTCAGGAGCCGGGTTCCGTTTGCCATCGGCGCTCCGGACGCCGTGCTGGCCACTTTGCTGTTTCTGTTTGTGGGAGCCATTTATCGTTCCATGGGCACCGGGTACACCATGGACCACATCGTTCCCACAATATTTGCCGGAGTCGCCCTGGCTGCGCTTGTCACAGGCTTTTCCCTCTGGCTGATGGGGCTGCTCAAGACCGGGCGCTGGGTTCGGTACATTCCGGTCCAGATTCTGGGGGGTGTTTTCGGCGCGGTCGGCGTTTACGTCCTGTTGGGAGCCTGGTCCCTTATTTCCTCAGCACCCCCGCCCGATTCCAATCTGTTCGGCGCGGGACTGTACGTGGTCAATTTCATGAACACCCCGGTGGAGCTGACCCGTTGGGTGCCCAGTGTGGCGTTCGGGCTGCTTCTGTTTCTGGGGATGTATCGGGTCAAGCACTCCCTGGCCATGCTTGCCGTTCTCCTGGTTGGCGTTGCGGCGGCCTGGGCCGCGGGAATCTGGTCCATGCCCGATTGGTTCACTTCCATAACCATTGGGATAGACCTCCCTCCCGGAGACGAGGGGGGGTATTTCAGCACGTTCTTGACCCCGGGCTTTTTCGCCAAGGTGCAGTGGGACATCATTCTCGAGCACAATATCTATATTGGCGGCATGATCGTCCTGTCCATGCTGCGGATCATGTACCGCAGCACCAGCATGGAGGCCCGGTACGACCTGCGCGCCGACCTGGACGGTGAATTCCGGGCCGTGGGGCTCGGTGGCATGGTTTCCTCTTTCGCGGGGGGCATGCCCGCTTCCATCTCTTACGGGCGCACCATCGGCAACTATGCCACGGGCGGTCGGGGCGGTCTTTCCGGCTTCATTGCCGCCGCCGTCTGTGGGACGATTTTATTTTATTCCTATGACGCCATGACCATGATTCCCCGTTTTGTGCCCGAGGGAGTGCTCATCTATACGGGCCTGTGTCTGGTTCGCGACTGGGTGTTTAGGACGCGCACGGCGTTTACCCGCCGGGACGACAAGCGGCTTGTGGTGGTGACATTCCTGCTGACATTGTGTTTCGGCATGCTCATCGGCATCGGATTCGGCGTGGGCGTGGCCATGATGATAACCGTGAGCCGGTACAGCCGAGGCGGGGCAATCAAGAATGTTCTTTCCGGTGCCGTGTACCGCAGCAATGTGGACCGGGCGCCCGCGCAGCTCCGCGCCCTGAAGGAGGCCGGGGACCATATTTTCATTCTTCGCCTGCAGGGATTTGTGTTCCTGGGGACAATATACGACCTCATTGACCGAATTCAGCGCCGGGTCGATGATTCCGAGCAATTGCCCGCGGAATACATCATCATAGACTTCAAGCTGGTGACCGGCTTTGCCTCTGCCACACACATAGGGTTCACCATGCTGCGGGATCTCGCCCTGGAGCATGAACTCGAAATCATATTCACCAGCCCTCCTCTGGATCTGGAGGAGCATCTGGAAAAGGGCGGCTATGCCATCAATGACATGGAAGGGTCATTCAAGCTGTTCATGAATCTGGATTATGCCCTGGAATGGTGCGAAAATCAGATTCTTGATTCCGAGAACCTCATGGATATGGAGCACCAATCCCTTCCCAGCCTTTTGGAACCTGTTTTCCCTGATCCCAGGTATATCCCGGCCCTCATGAAGGTGCTGAAAAAGCGCATCTACATCAAGGGCGATCCCGTCATTCGGCAAGGCGATTCCTCGGATACCATGTATTTCGTGGAGAGTGGCACCCTCAACGTGGAGTTGGAGGTGGAGGGCGGCAAGACCCTGCGGCTGAAGAAGGTCGGTCCCGGAGCCGTGTTCGGGGAAATGGGCATTTATACCAATACGCCGCGTTCGGCCACAGTCCGCGCCGCGGAAAAATGCATCGTCTATCAGATGACCCGCACGAAGCTGGAGCAGCTGGAAAAAAGAGCGCCGGTTCTGGTGACGGCCATCAACCGGTTCCTCATCAATATGCTTGCCGACCGGCTGGCCGACGCCAACCGGAAGGTAAACGACCTGATGTAG
- the rfbB gene encoding dTDP-glucose 4,6-dehydratase: MRLLVTGGCGFIGTNFIYLMLERHPDWAIYNLDKLTYAGNRKNLLPVEQGPDKDRYHFLHGDICDRDYVEQILRDHHIDAVVNFAAESHVDRSINDPSPFVTTNVQGAQNLFECARQTGIGRFVHVSTDEVYGTLGPEGKFMESTPLAPNSPYSASKAGADLMARAYFETYGLPVVITRCSNNYGPYQFPEKLIPLMFQNAKANKSLPVYGDGMNIRDWIYVDDHCTGVELALLKGREGQAYNFGGNAEKPNIEVVKTILAALDKPESLITYVKDRPGHDKRYAMDFSLAHSELSFSPSLDFTEGIRKTLEWYEANTEWLEDVQSGAYREFMQEWYKERK, from the coding sequence ATGCGACTTCTCGTCACCGGCGGATGCGGTTTCATTGGCACCAATTTCATCTACCTCATGCTGGAGCGCCATCCGGACTGGGCCATCTACAACCTGGACAAGCTCACCTATGCGGGCAACCGCAAAAACCTGCTGCCCGTGGAACAGGGACCGGACAAGGACCGCTACCATTTCCTGCACGGCGACATCTGTGACCGGGACTACGTCGAGCAGATTCTGCGCGACCACCATATCGACGCTGTGGTCAACTTTGCGGCCGAATCCCACGTGGACCGTTCCATCAATGACCCTTCGCCCTTTGTGACCACCAATGTACAGGGAGCCCAGAACCTGTTCGAATGCGCCCGCCAAACAGGCATAGGCCGTTTCGTGCATGTTTCCACGGACGAAGTCTACGGAACCCTCGGTCCCGAGGGAAAATTCATGGAGAGCACTCCCCTGGCTCCCAACAGTCCCTATTCCGCAAGCAAGGCCGGAGCCGACCTCATGGCCAGGGCATATTTCGAGACCTACGGGCTCCCCGTGGTCATCACCCGCTGTTCCAACAACTACGGACCGTACCAGTTCCCGGAAAAGCTTATTCCCCTCATGTTCCAGAACGCCAAGGCGAACAAATCACTGCCGGTCTACGGAGACGGGATGAACATCCGGGACTGGATCTATGTGGACGACCATTGCACCGGCGTGGAACTGGCCCTTCTCAAGGGACGCGAAGGCCAAGCATACAACTTCGGGGGCAATGCGGAAAAGCCCAACATTGAGGTCGTCAAAACCATTCTCGCAGCACTGGACAAGCCCGAATCCCTGATCACCTACGTGAAGGATCGCCCGGGCCACGACAAGCGCTATGCCATGGACTTTTCCCTGGCGCACAGCGAACTGAGCTTTTCACCCTCTCTTGACTTCACGGAAGGCATCCGCAAAACATTGGAATGGTACGAAGCCAACACGGAATGGCTGGAAGACGTCCAGAGCGGCGCTTACCGCGAATTCATGCAGGAATGGTACAAGGAGCGGAAATGA
- a CDS encoding molybdopterin-guanine dinucleotide biosynthesis protein MobB gives MRAISIIGPKKSGKTTLGVRLAEELRCRGLRVAAAKSTHHGFDGQDTDTTQYAEHCTGVVGLGPEESFVRWPENKGLTNMLPFVDADILLVEGMKQAGWLPRILVLDAIPQEGLEWLGPELAVAVYGNLDIKGIPPVETVQELADIVEKKAFMLPGLDCGACGRTDCRSLAAAIVADEAKIEDCTSLGADLSVEINGVKLGINPFVQDFTAAAIRALLRQLKGYAPGQAVIKLDV, from the coding sequence ATGCGCGCCATCTCCATTATCGGCCCGAAAAAGTCGGGGAAGACCACCCTGGGAGTCCGGCTCGCGGAAGAACTCCGCTGCAGGGGACTCCGCGTGGCCGCCGCGAAATCCACCCACCACGGGTTCGACGGCCAGGACACGGACACCACGCAATATGCGGAGCATTGCACCGGAGTTGTCGGCCTGGGTCCGGAGGAAAGCTTTGTTCGCTGGCCTGAAAACAAGGGACTGACCAATATGCTTCCCTTTGTGGATGCTGACATCCTGCTGGTGGAAGGGATGAAGCAGGCGGGCTGGCTGCCGCGCATACTGGTGCTGGACGCAATCCCCCAAGAAGGCCTGGAGTGGCTCGGCCCGGAGCTGGCCGTTGCGGTATATGGCAACTTGGATATCAAAGGAATCCCCCCGGTCGAAACAGTGCAGGAACTGGCCGACATCGTCGAAAAAAAGGCCTTCATGCTTCCCGGGTTGGACTGCGGCGCCTGCGGACGCACCGATTGCAGATCCCTGGCCGCAGCCATTGTGGCCGACGAGGCCAAGATCGAGGACTGCACCTCGCTCGGCGCAGACCTCAGCGTGGAGATCAACGGCGTGAAGCTCGGCATCAACCCCTTTGTGCAGGACTTCACCGCCGCCGCCATCCGGGCCCTGCTGCGCCAGCTCAAAGGATATGCCCCCGGACAGGCCGTCATCAAGCTGGACGTTTGA
- a CDS encoding extracellular solute-binding protein, giving the protein MALPAAAGQSLMMATTTSTANTGLLDELIVPEFQKETGIEIKFIAVGTGKALKMAENCDVDVVLVHAPAAEQVYVNSGVLMDRTQLMYNDFVIIGPDSDPAGIKGMKVVDAMKTIAGKNAFFASRGDNSGTNKKEISLWKAAGLAVPDKADYYVQTGQGMIATITVAEEKGAYTMTDRGTYIKYAHNHDGNPALKILVEGDEVLFNQYSALAVNPAKCPDVQYDLAKKFIAWMASPATQKKIGEFKLLGKVLFTPNAGK; this is encoded by the coding sequence ATGGCCCTGCCCGCCGCTGCCGGTCAGAGCCTGATGATGGCAACCACCACGAGCACCGCCAACACCGGCCTGCTGGACGAACTCATTGTTCCGGAATTCCAGAAGGAAACCGGCATTGAAATCAAATTCATCGCCGTGGGCACGGGCAAGGCCCTGAAGATGGCCGAAAACTGCGACGTGGATGTTGTCCTGGTGCATGCTCCGGCCGCCGAACAGGTCTACGTGAACTCCGGCGTGCTCATGGACCGTACCCAGCTCATGTACAACGACTTCGTCATCATCGGCCCGGACTCCGACCCTGCAGGCATCAAGGGCATGAAGGTAGTCGACGCCATGAAGACCATTGCCGGCAAGAATGCCTTCTTTGCCAGCAGAGGGGACAACTCCGGAACCAACAAAAAAGAAATTTCCCTGTGGAAGGCCGCAGGCCTGGCGGTGCCCGACAAGGCCGACTACTACGTGCAAACCGGCCAGGGCATGATCGCCACCATTACCGTGGCCGAGGAAAAGGGCGCGTATACCATGACCGACCGGGGCACCTACATCAAGTATGCCCACAATCACGACGGCAACCCCGCACTGAAAATCCTGGTGGAGGGAGACGAGGTGCTCTTCAACCAGTACAGCGCCCTGGCCGTGAATCCGGCCAAATGCCCGGACGTCCAGTATGACCTGGCCAAGAAATTCATTGCCTGGATGGCCTCCCCGGCCACTCAGAAAAAAATCGGCGAATTCAAACTGCTCGGCAAGGTGCTCTTCACCCCCAACGCCGGAAAATAA
- a CDS encoding tRNA (cytidine(34)-2'-O)-methyltransferase: MRIVLFQPEIPPNTGNIARLCAATKTPLHLIEPLGFTIDDKHLKRAGLDYWPHVSVTVHPDWDDFLTINPERIVLTSARQGTRYCDFRFRENDCIVLGPETTGLPKDMLTRYEHKVTLPIWGQVRSLNLSTATGILLYEALRQTDGFGC; encoded by the coding sequence ATGCGAATAGTACTCTTTCAGCCCGAAATTCCACCCAACACTGGCAACATAGCCAGACTCTGCGCGGCCACCAAAACGCCGCTACACCTCATCGAGCCTCTGGGGTTCACCATCGACGACAAACACCTGAAACGGGCCGGACTGGATTACTGGCCCCACGTCTCGGTTACGGTCCATCCCGATTGGGACGACTTCCTGACGATCAATCCCGAAAGAATCGTACTGACCAGCGCACGGCAAGGCACCCGCTATTGCGATTTCCGGTTTCGGGAAAACGATTGCATTGTGCTTGGCCCCGAAACAACGGGCCTTCCCAAGGACATGCTCACCCGTTACGAACACAAGGTGACCCTGCCCATCTGGGGCCAGGTGCGCAGCCTGAATCTTTCCACGGCAACCGGCATCCTGCTTTACGAGGCCCTGAGGCAGACTGACGGCTTCGGCTGTTAG
- a CDS encoding ATP-binding cassette domain-containing protein: MNALFSLQNIRQAYNGRTVLNLEHLEISQGSILGLSGPNGCGKSTLLRLLAFLESPAEGTVLFKGYQYGLSPNEVHRRVTLLVQEPYLLKRSVFANVGYGLKVRGEKDIEQRVHEALDMVGLDPDMFAKRSWYELSGGEAQRVALASRLVLRPTALLMDEPTASLDESSAGLVRKAAETARQQYGTTLVIVSHDLNWLRNVCDSILFMERGRIVEQQDFLQE; the protein is encoded by the coding sequence ATGAATGCCCTCTTTTCCCTGCAAAACATTCGGCAGGCCTACAACGGTCGAACCGTGCTGAACCTGGAACATCTTGAGATTTCGCAAGGGAGCATCCTGGGCCTGTCCGGCCCGAACGGCTGCGGAAAGTCCACCCTGCTGCGGCTTCTGGCCTTCCTGGAATCCCCGGCCGAAGGGACAGTGCTCTTCAAGGGATACCAATACGGGCTCTCCCCCAATGAAGTGCACCGCAGGGTGACGCTCCTGGTGCAGGAACCCTACCTGCTCAAGCGCAGCGTCTTTGCCAATGTCGGCTACGGCCTCAAGGTACGGGGCGAAAAAGACATTGAGCAGCGGGTTCACGAGGCGCTCGACATGGTGGGGCTCGATCCCGACATGTTTGCCAAACGCTCGTGGTACGAACTCTCCGGAGGCGAGGCCCAGCGAGTGGCCCTGGCTTCGCGCCTGGTGCTTCGCCCCACGGCCCTGCTCATGGACGAGCCCACGGCCAGCCTGGACGAATCCAGCGCAGGCCTCGTGCGCAAGGCCGCCGAAACAGCCCGACAGCAATACGGAACCACACTGGTCATCGTCAGCCACGACCTGAACTGGCTTCGCAATGTCTGCGACTCCATCCTGTTCATGGAACGCGGCCGTATCGTCGAACAACAGGATTTCCTTCAGGAGTAG
- a CDS encoding winged helix-turn-helix domain-containing protein — MKNTPCGKRLKKGQTALRLRVWLEQDEDIYVGIGSTLLLQRIEKLGSLKKAAEELGMSYRRAWGKLKKTEERIGKPLVEMKKGQGQRFSLTPYGKDIMEKFLHFYLDIERYALERAREVLDMDVCACSEFYRNDTE; from the coding sequence ATGAAAAACACTCCGTGCGGAAAAAGGCTGAAAAAGGGACAGACAGCGCTCAGATTGCGCGTCTGGCTTGAACAGGACGAGGACATTTATGTCGGAATCGGCAGCACCCTGCTGCTGCAACGCATTGAAAAACTCGGCTCCCTGAAAAAGGCGGCCGAGGAACTCGGCATGTCCTACCGCCGCGCATGGGGGAAACTCAAAAAGACCGAAGAACGCATCGGCAAACCGCTGGTGGAGATGAAAAAAGGCCAGGGGCAACGCTTCAGCCTGACGCCTTACGGCAAAGACATCATGGAAAAATTCCTTCACTTCTACCTCGATATTGAACGCTACGCGCTGGAACGCGCACGCGAGGTCCTTGATATGGATGTCTGCGCGTGCAGCGAATTCTATCGCAACGATACGGAATAG
- a CDS encoding glycosyltransferase family 2 protein, with product MPVRDISLWDEILHDTSIRVHPLPAGTNAGDARNSAIEHSLGSYLLCLRPDYRLDPKYLSSVLAKLNEPAGQDIAYGDYIRLPNRENRAIKSGYVPLPDFNHDLLRTSNILGPAVLFRREVWEESDGFRDNTVYTEWDFWVQAALRGREFVHVSYPLASCDNRPTTFRERAEDARGKAMIVINNQAYFHMHTVRWAMAYLRGDAWASSWAFMRLPGPMDVSRMMFEHNVQRMGASHIIDKAIREFPARAKNATSI from the coding sequence ATGCCCGTCCGCGACATATCGCTCTGGGATGAAATCCTGCACGACACATCCATCCGAGTTCACCCGCTTCCGGCCGGAACAAACGCCGGTGACGCACGAAATTCGGCCATAGAACACTCCCTTGGAAGCTATCTGCTCTGCCTGCGTCCAGACTACCGGCTCGACCCCAAGTACCTGTCATCCGTACTTGCGAAGCTGAACGAGCCGGCTGGCCAGGACATCGCCTACGGTGATTACATCCGGCTGCCCAACAGGGAAAACCGGGCCATAAAGTCCGGTTATGTGCCGCTCCCCGATTTCAACCACGATCTTCTCAGAACGAGCAATATTCTCGGGCCCGCCGTCCTGTTCCGAAGAGAAGTCTGGGAAGAAAGCGATGGTTTCAGGGACAATACCGTTTATACGGAGTGGGATTTCTGGGTCCAGGCGGCCTTGCGCGGGCGTGAATTCGTACACGTTTCCTACCCGCTCGCCTCCTGCGACAACAGGCCCACGACCTTCAGGGAACGGGCGGAAGACGCCCGAGGCAAGGCCATGATCGTCATCAACAACCAGGCCTATTTCCACATGCACACCGTGCGCTGGGCCATGGCCTATCTGCGCGGTGACGCCTGGGCCTCTTCCTGGGCATTCATGCGTCTTCCCGGCCCCATGGACGTATCCAGGATGATGTTCGAGCATAATGTGCAGCGCATGGGAGCAAGCCACATAATCGACAAGGCCATCAGGGAATTCCCTGCAAGAGCCAAAAACGCCACCTCCATATAA
- a CDS encoding MoaD/ThiS family protein, whose translation MKITVKCFATLARHTPENADEFPVEDGAAVITIVERLGMKPEDINLIFVNSARAYLETELNDGDRLGLFPAVGGG comes from the coding sequence ATGAAAATAACCGTAAAATGTTTCGCCACCCTGGCCCGACATACCCCGGAAAACGCCGACGAATTTCCTGTAGAGGACGGAGCCGCCGTTATCACCATTGTGGAGCGTCTGGGCATGAAGCCGGAAGACATCAATCTCATATTCGTCAACAGCGCCAGGGCCTACCTGGAAACCGAACTCAACGACGGAGACCGCCTGGGTCTCTTCCCCGCAGTCGGGGGGGGCTGA
- a CDS encoding ABC transporter permease, translating to MDYLLHGFFQAFQLLVQGDPETYSAVTATVLVSSMSICASLTLGIPLGFFLGINDFRGKKILRTLLDTLLSFPTVVIGLLVYAFLSKRGPLGDLGLLFTLPGVALGQTLLGLPIIIAMTATAVESLDKRLRPTLITLGATPGQMLSATLLEARYSLMLAAMAAYGRIVSEVGISMMVGGNIKWHTRTITTAIALETGKGEFAVGIALGIVLMIVALAVNIGVAALKKRAT from the coding sequence ATGGACTACCTGCTTCACGGTTTTTTCCAGGCCTTCCAACTCCTGGTCCAGGGAGACCCCGAAACCTACTCGGCGGTCACGGCCACGGTGCTTGTCTCCTCCATGTCCATCTGCGCAAGCCTGACCCTGGGAATCCCCCTGGGATTTTTCCTGGGCATCAACGATTTCAGGGGCAAGAAAATCCTGCGTACCCTGCTGGACACCCTGCTCTCCTTTCCCACGGTGGTCATCGGCCTGCTTGTCTATGCATTTCTCTCGAAACGCGGCCCACTGGGCGACCTGGGACTGCTCTTTACTCTGCCCGGGGTTGCCTTGGGACAAACATTGCTGGGACTGCCCATCATCATCGCCATGACCGCAACCGCCGTGGAAAGCCTGGACAAGCGCCTGCGGCCGACACTGATAACCCTGGGGGCAACGCCCGGCCAGATGCTCTCGGCCACGCTGCTGGAAGCCCGCTACAGTCTTATGCTTGCGGCCATGGCCGCCTATGGCAGGATCGTTTCCGAGGTGGGAATTTCCATGATGGTGGGCGGCAATATCAAATGGCACACCAGAACCATCACCACGGCAATCGCTCTGGAAACCGGCAAGGGAGAATTCGCCGTGGGCATCGCCTTGGGGATCGTGCTCATGATTGTGGCCCTGGCCGTCAACATCGGGGTGGCAGCCCTGAAAAAGAGGGCCACCTAG